The genomic window CAAGGGTTAATTAATTTCTATTTTTCGAAAGAAGGTGGTAATATACTATTTTTGCATGAATTATATGTCTATGCAATTAACCTATGAAAGGGGTTGTATCCTATGTCCTAGAAGGTGTGGTGCCGATAGGTCGTTACATGACTTAGGATATTGCCAATCATCTGTTGATCCAGGAATATCCTCCGTTTGCCTTCATCATGGAGAGGAGCCGGTGCTCTCTGGAGAGGTAGGGGTATGTAACGTCTTTTTCCAACATTGCAATTTGCAGTGCATTTATTGCCAGAACTACCAGATTAGCAATAACAAGATAAAGGAAGGCTCTGCCTATACGGTTTCGAAAGCTTCCGATGAAATTGAGCGTTTGCTCGATAAGGGGGCTACCATAGTTGGATTTGTATCGCCATCGCATCAGGTTATAGCTATGGTGAACATAGTAGAAGAGCTGCATAGGCGAAATAGGCAACCTCTAATTTTATACAATACCAACGGATACGATAGTGTAGATACTTTAAAAGAGCTTGAAGGAATAGTAGATATTTACCTACCAGATATTAAGTATGCTTCCAACGATCTTGGCGCTCTCCTGTCGAATGTGCCGAACTATTTTACGGTAGCATCTGCGGCATTAAAAGAAATGTATCGCCAAAAGGGGAGTTACCTGAGCCTCGATGAGCACAATGTTGCTGAAAGCGGCCTGATTATTCGCCATTTGGTATTACCTGGTTACATTGAGAATAGCAGGCACGTGCTTGATTACATAGCAGA from Williamwhitmania sp. includes these protein-coding regions:
- a CDS encoding radical SAM protein; its protein translation is MQLTYERGCILCPRRCGADRSLHDLGYCQSSVDPGISSVCLHHGEEPVLSGEVGVCNVFFQHCNLQCIYCQNYQISNNKIKEGSAYTVSKASDEIERLLDKGATIVGFVSPSHQVIAMVNIVEELHRRNRQPLILYNTNGYDSVDTLKELEGIVDIYLPDIKYASNDLGALLSNVPNYFTVASAALKEMYRQKGSYLSLDEHNVAESGLIIRHLVLPGYIENSRHVLDYIAEEISVNVHVSLMAQFVPPLSLPSDSPLNCLLSQQDYASVVEHFYACGLHKGWMQDMESAFTYTPDFTKQQPFEN